From a single Raphanus sativus cultivar WK10039 chromosome 3, ASM80110v3, whole genome shotgun sequence genomic region:
- the LOC130509204 gene encoding uncharacterized protein LOC130509204 has protein sequence MVRKNKQKKTPHYSQMFCGDPAAGSSSSAPGSSNPEIVPESQSQPPPVPPSGAPPPPAAPQAVPDPVAPGYIHPELRVPPTAPFARYTVEDLLAQPGRAGLPVLDPDRPEGTLWFGVDNSVATSVSDIIKGYFSEAHPNWKKTPHHVRNTWFKMFAQRYQWSIGVHEDVKREFTAKAKKRLLDTVGNWKEDWIYKGYKDGQPAELTKDVYDGLIRYWELPSSIAISNACSASRNTKDEHGNGPMLHCTGQKPHARVRLEMAKETGQLPSLKELYERTHKTKAGVFVDPRSEQIYNDVVARIEDRQTQLTQQSSDGIPVVLSTQEVDQIYEEVVPKKKGRTLGIGSVNDVPRATSSYGQRRADEVTELRSELHSTRTQLASTQTELESTRQSFQARMGGVEGFLEVISSGNPQWEELLADMRRRNPVPEPSRTQQQEEELQRRSEDLYRETIHRPGPT, from the exons ATGGTTAGAAAGAACAAGCAGAAGAAAACCCCCCACTACAGTCAGATGTTCTGTGGTGATCCTGCTGCTGGATCATCATCTTCCGCTCCCGGTTCCTCCAACCCGGAGATTGTCCCGGAGTCTCAGTCACAGCCACCACCGGTTCCTCCATCTGGTGCACCACCCCCACCTGCTGCACCTCAGGCGGTTCCAGATCCGGTTGCACCCGGATACATTCATCCGGAGTTGCGGGTGCCGCCGACCGCTCCTTTTGCTCGGTACACGGTTGAGGATCTTCTCGCTCAACCAGGCCGAGCCGGTTTACCGGTTTTAGACCCCGACCGACCAGAGGGGACTCTGTG gtttggggTCGACAATTCTGTCGCTACGAGCGTATCCGATATCATCAAAGGATACTTCTCAGAGGCTCACCCAAACTGGAAAAAGACGCCGCACCACGTTAGAAACACGTGGTTCAAGATGTTTgct CAAAGATACCAGTGGTCCATCGGGGTTCACGAGGACGTGAAACGGGAGTTCACCGCAAAGGCGAAGAAGCGGTTGTTGGACACCGTAGGCAACTGGAAGGAGGACTGGATCTACAAGGGTTACAAGGACGGGCAACCCGCTGAGCTGACCAAGGATGTCTACGATGGTCTCATCCGTTACTGGGAGCTGCCATCATCCATTGCGATCTCCAACGCCTGCTCTGCCTCTCGTAACACCAAAGACGAGCACGGCAACGGCCCGATGCTTCACTGTACGGGTCAAAAACCCCATGCCCGTGTCCGCTTGGAAATg gccAAAGAGACGGGACAACTCCCGTCTCTTAAAGAGCTTTACGAGAGGACCCACAAGACCAAGGCGGGGGTATTTGTGGATCCgaggtccgagcaaatctacaacgatgtcgttgctcggattgaagaccgccaaacccagctgacccagcaatcttccgatggaataccggtcgtattatccactcaagaagtggatcagatttacgaggag gtcgtccctaagaaaaagggacgtacgttgggaatcggttccgtcaacgatgtcccaagagcgacatcgtcttatggtCAGAGACGAGCCGACGAAGTCACTGAGCTGCGTTCGGAGTTACACTCGACGCGGACTCAGTTGGCGTCGACGCAGACGGAGTTGGAGTCTACGCGCCAATCATTCCAAGCTCGTATGGGTGGAGTGGAGGGGTTTCTGGAAGTTATATCTTCTGGAAATCCCCAATGGGAGGAGTTGTTGGCGGATATGCGACGACGGAACCCGGTTCCCGAGCCTTCTCGTACTCAGCAGCAAGAGGAGGAACTACAGAGGAGGAGTGAAGACCTCTACCGGGAAACGATCCACCGCCCCGGCccgacttag
- the LOC130509798 gene encoding LOW QUALITY PROTEIN: uncharacterized protein LOC130509798 (The sequence of the model RefSeq protein was modified relative to this genomic sequence to represent the inferred CDS: deleted 1 base in 1 codon) produces LDSVTVSNEEQSDSDLEEDDSLDHNEDSDVSDGEEEEEEEEEDSESHGDNQEDDDRDSIVDDGDSTDSQPEWGVDSHDEKEYCSPDEDGWSDEEDERKARLYRRNLHLSHGFLVEKGIRPRQVWSGSILLKSLNSERSPVRGRTQLQYSQDMTKLALRKYNALNETNVKMDHVVRVTEAFFGRWISYITFMARESEERSTLVEYQAKIVKQLERKSYPIFCRPSPKQDQDM; encoded by the exons TTAGATTCAGTGACTGTCTCTAACGAGGAACAATCAGATTCTGATCTGGAGGAGGATGATTCCTTAGACCACAATGAAGATTCTGACGTAAGcgacggagaagaagaagaagaagaagaagaagaagatagcgAAAGCCACGGAGACAATCAAGAAGATGACGACAGAGATAGCATTGTGGACGACGGAGACTCAACAGACAGTCAACCTGAATGGGGAGTGGATAGCCACGATGAAAAAGAATATTGCTCACCTGATGAAGACGGTTGGTCCGACGAAGAAGATGAACGAAAAGCCCGTCTTTATCGACGGAATCTCCACTTGAGCCAC ggttttctgGTGGAAAAAGGGATTCGCCCACGTCAAGTATGGAGTGGCTCAATCCTACTTAAATCTTTGAACAGTGAACGTTCTCCAGTCAGAGGAAGGACTCAGCTTCAATACTCACAAGACATGACCAAACTCGCTCTTCGCAAATACAATGCCTTAAAC GAAACGAATGTGAAAATGGATCATGTTGTGAGAGTGACCGAGGCATTTTTTGGTAGATGGATTTCGTACATCACTTTCATGGCAAGAGAGTCTGAGGAAAGGAGC ACTCTTGTGGAGTATCAAGCCAAGATTGTCAAGCAGTTAGAACGCAAGTCTTATCCCATCTTCTGCAGGCCAAGTCCCAAGCAAGATCAAGATATGTag
- the LOC130509592 gene encoding uncharacterized protein LOC130509592, which translates to MQKKKKSKNVKKKMSGDGNYLELRRWMYTHRDANGRVTKEYLEGLETFMHQADSTPLAQESGKMFCPCRKCNNSKLATRENVWKHLINRGFMPNYYIWFQHGEGYNYENEASSSNSNFQNEPVDHLHNQHRYHQEEQMVDNYDRVHDMVADAFVAHDDDEVEEPNIDAKKFYEMLDAANQPLYSGCREGLSKLSLAARMMSIKTDHNLPESCMNAWTDLFKEYLPEDNVSADSYYEIQKLVYSLGLPSEMIDVCIDNCMLYWGDDEKLEECRFCKKPRFKPQGRGRNRVPYQRMWYLPITDRLKRLYQSEETAGKMRWHAEHTQTDGEMTHPSDARAWKHFNKIYPQFASNSRNVYMGLCTDGFSPFGMSGRQYSLWPVFMTPYNLPPDMCMQREFLFLTILIPGPNHPKRSLDVFLQPLIKELKDLWATGVRTYDCSTKTNFTMRAMLLWTISDFPAYGMLSGWTTHGRLSCPYCNGTTDAFQLKNGRKTSWFDCHRRFLPINHPYRRNRKLFRQKRVVRDTPPPYLTGEQIEQQIDYYGAQETVRCGGNWHVPGNMPDYYGVQHNWHKKSIFWELPYWKDLLLRHNLDVMHIEKNFFENIMNTILNVPGKTKDNQKSRLDLPDICSRPELHIKSNGQVPVPVFRLSSEQKSVLFNWVASAVKFPDGYVSNLSRCVEKGQKFSGMKSHDCHVFMQRLLPFAFAELLPTKVHEALAAIGAFFRDLSTRTLKEDVVEQLHENIPILLCNLEMIFPPSLFDVMEHLAVHLPYEALLRGPVHYGWMYQYERAMKYLKGKAKNLAKVEGSIIAGSLTEETSHFTSYYFAPNVRTRQRAPRRYDDGGVAPTYAVAGVPDIFSQIGRMGGKTKEVWWSSDEDAHSAHTYILLNCEDPFMRYFESLFVSQVQEAIPGISTSEVDKRKDRHFIKWLKSQVEYEDPDYPIWFHELVQGPLAKVTTSPMYFSRGFTFHTYEYGKHRATSNYGICVKGETDFYGILQEIIEVEFPGLLKLKCVIFKCDWFDPVVNRGVRFNKFGVVAVNGGRRYNKFEPFILASQADQVSFLPYPRLRESGISWLAVIKVTPRGRIIGGEEPPLQEEHINEVEEPEQQMEDILLIDPHNHEYEDLPDDTTDDAVEDEFNESDDVSSVEENDDVSE; encoded by the exons atgcaaaagaaaaaaaaatctaaaaacgtgaaaaaaaaaatgtctggtGATGGAAATTATTTAGAGTTGCGGAGATGGATGTAcacgcatagagatgctaacgggagagtgacgaaagagtaTCTGGAAGGActagagacatttatgcatcaagcagattctacaccgctcgcccaagaaagcggtaagatgttttgtccttgtcgaaaatgcaacaattcaaaactggcaactcgtgaaaatgtttggaagcatttaataaatagaggtttcatgccaaattactatatctggtttcaacatggagaaggttataattatgagaatgaagctagtagtagtaatagcaattttcagaatgaaccggttgatcatttgcataatcaacatagataccatcaggaggagcagatggtagataattatgatagggttcatgatatggtagctgatgcatttgttgctcatgatgatgatgaagttgaagaacctaacatagatgcaaaaaagttttatgaaatgttagatgctgcgaatcagccactttacagtggttgtagagaaggtctctctaaattgtcgttggctgctagaatgatgagtattaaaactgatcataatctacctgaaagttgcatgaatgcatggacagacttgtttaaagagtatttgccggaagacaatgtctctgctgattcttattatgagattcagaaactagtttatagtctggggttgccttctgagatgatagacgtttgcatcgacaactgcatgctctactggggagatgatgagaagttagaagagtgtcgattctgcaagaagccacgattcaaaccgcaaggacgaggacgtaatagggtaccgtaccaaaggatgtggtacctaccaattaccgacagattgaaaagattgtaccaatctgaggagactgctggaaaaatgagatggcatgccgagcatactcagacggatggtgagatgactcatccatcagatgcaagagcttggaaacattttaacaaaatatatccacaattcgctagcaatagccGAAATGTGTATATGGGATTATGCACGGACGGATTTAGTCCCTTCggtatgtcagggagacaatattcattgtggccagtctttatgacgccatacaacctgcctccagatatgtgcatgcaacgggagtttctgttcttgaccatattaatacctggtccgaaccatccaaaaaggtctctggatgtctttctacagccactgataaaagagttgaaagatttgtgggcaacaggggtgaggacgtacgactgctcaacgaagacaaattttacgatgcgagcgatgcttttgtggaccataagtgactttcctgcttatgggatgttgtctgggtggactacacatgggagattatcttgtccatattgtaatggaacgacagatgcatttcagctgaagaacggtaggaagacaagttggttcgattgtcaccggcgatttcttcccattaatcatccttatcgaagaaacaggaaattgtttaggcagaaaagggttgtgagagacactcctcctccgtatttaactggagaacaaattgaacagcaaatcgattactacggagctcaagaaacagttcgttgtggtggtaattggcatgttcccggtaatatgcctgattattatggagttcagcacaactggcacaagaagagtatattttgggagttgccgtattggaaagatcttcttttgcgccacaacctagatgtgatgcatattgagaagaatttttttgagaacatcatgaatacaatattgaatgttccagggaagacaaaagacaatcaaaaatcgaggttggacttgcctgatatttgctcaagacccgagttacatataaaaagcaATGGACAAGTTCCTGTACCggtattcagattgtcttcagaacaaaagtcggtcttgttcaactgggttgcatcagcagtgaagtttcctgatgggtatgtttcaaacctctctagatgtgttgaaaagggccaaaagttctccgggatgaagagtcatgattgtcatgtctttatgcaaagactacttccctttgcatttgcggagctacttcccacaaaagtacatgaagcacttgcag ccattggagcatttttcagggactTGAGCACTCGCACTCTTAAAGAGGATGTCGTAGAACAACTTCACGAGAACATTCcgatcttattgtgcaacttggagatgatatttcctccctcattatttgacgtcatggagcatttagctgtccacctcccgtatgaggcattgcttcgagGACCAGTACAttatggatggatgtatcagtatgagcgggccatgaaatatttgaagggaaaggcAAAAAACCtcgcaaaggttgaaggttctataattgctggaagtttgacggaagaaacatctcacttcacatcgtactactttgcaccTAATGTACGGACCCGACAAAGAGCTccaagaagatatgatgatggtggtgttgccccaacatatgcagttgctggtgttccggatatctttagccagattgggcgaaTGGGTGGGAAAacgaaagaggtttggtggtcgagtgatgaagacgcccatagtgcacacacttacattctacttaattgtgaggatccatttatgcgctattttgaaag cctatttgttagTCAAGTCCAAGAAGCTATCCCAGGCATATCCACAAGTGAGGTAGATAAAAGGAAAGATCGACACTTTATTaaatggttgaagagtcag gTTGAATATGAGGATCCAGATTATCCCATATGGTTTCACGAATTAGTTCAGGGTCCACTtgcaaaggtcaccacatcaccAATGTATTTCTCACGAGGCTTTACTTTTCATACGTACGAGTATGGTAAACACCGGGCGACCAGCAATTATGGAATTTGTGTGAAAGgcgaaaccgatttctacgggatcttgcaggagattattgaagtggaattccctgggttattgaagctgaaatgcgtcatattcaaatgtgactggttcgaccccgtggtcaacagaggtgttcgatttaacaaattcggtgtagttgctgtcaatggtggaaggaggtacaacaaattcgagcctttcatattAGCTTCGCAAGCAGACCAAGTTAGCTTCCTACCATACCCGAGGTTGCGAGAATCTGGAATAAGTTGGTTAGCTGTTATCAAAGTTACACCCCGTGGACGAATAAtcggtggagaagaaccacctttgcaagaagaacacatcaatgaagtcgaagaacctgaacaacaaatggaAGACATCctactcattgatccgcataatcatgagtatgaagatcttcccgacGATACCACTGACGATGCTGTTGaggacgagtttaatgaaagtgatgatgtttctagtgttgaagagaatgatgatgtatctgaatga
- the LOC108838384 gene encoding probable complex I intermediate-associated protein 30, giving the protein MKGINTRQGNGTQGFSLLPFGKAVDAVRRFRRMSRFRSLWQASVNATKKALTWELEEMVPAAEKCIFKFRSKEDLKRWHLYSDSEYGGLSLASLEIKDGGNGSGCTG; this is encoded by the exons ATGAAAGGAATAAACACCCGTCAAGGAAACGGGACTCAG GGTTTTTCTCTATTGCCATTTGGGAAAGCAGTTGACGCAGTCAGGAGGTTTAGAAGAATGTCACGGTTCAGATCATTGTGGCAAGCCTCGGTGAATGCAACAAAGAaag CTCTAACGTGGGAGCTCGAGGAAATGGTACCGGCTGCGGAGAAGTGTATATTCAAGTTCAGATCAAAAGAAGACCTGAAGAGATGGCACCTGTATTCTGATTCTGAATATGGAG GATTATCTTTGGCTTCGTTGGAGATTAAAGATGGAGGAAATGGATCAGGTTGCACTGGTTAG